The DNA region CGCTTGCCGTTGACCTTCTCCGCGACGAACAGACCGACACCGGTCCCGGTCAGTGCCACCAGTCCCCCCGGCCCGGTCCAGCCGGGATAGCCCATGTTCTCCATCGTCTTGTAGGCGACGAGTCCACCGAATGCCATCACGCCACCGCCTGCTGCCAGCGAGACGAGCACCAGGTCCGCGCTGGGACCGTTGCCGTGGTTGTTGCCCATACGATTCCTCCCCTCACCCCGAACCGCTGTCGCAGCGGCAGGGATCGGCCCTCATTCTCTCTCTGGGGGCAGACACGCGCCCAGACGATTTGCAGCCGCAGACCCGACAGACGCACCGCGACCTGCTCACCCGGCGTGCGCTGCTGCTGGCCCGGCAACGGCATCGGCACCACCTGCGGCTGTTCCTGCGGCAGGAACAACGGCAGCGGATGCGGCTGCGGCGCAGGAAGCGCCAGCATCGGCCGCTGCGGCACCGGGCGCCGGTTGAACACGATCACCACGTCACGGTGCGGCACTGCGCCGAAACCGACCCGCGCCGAGACCGCGCCGAACTCCGCAGCCAGTGCCGCCGATCGGGCGTGCCACTGCTCAGCGGTCTGGCCCGGCAGCATCCGCACCGTCACCGTGTCCTCATCACCGTGGCGGACCACCGACACGATGCGCGGCACCGCGATCTTCTCGCCCTGGCGCTCGGTCAGCCCCAAGTCGTCGACCACCCGCGCCCAGCGCCTCCGATAGACCCAGAACGCATGCGCGGCAGCGAGCATCGCCACCCGCAGGATCCGCACCGCGATCATCAGCACCCCGATCGCGATCAGCGCGCCACCGACACCGGCCGCGACCGGCATCGCCAGATCCCCGGCCGTCTGGGCATACGAAGCCAGCCGGTCGAACGAGAGGTTCCCGGTGCACGCGGTCAACGCGCCCGCGGTAAGCAGCAGCATCCCCACGCACTCGGCAGTGTCGCGGCTGGTCCATTCCTCGCGGTTGCTCATCGCACACCACCAATCAGGGCCTGGTCGATAGCACCAGTCCACGCCGTGGCGGCGGTGGTCAGAACGGACGAACGCCCGGATACTTCTCCCGACCAGTTGAGGCCGGCCGAATTGGCTACTCGGCTGCGGAAGTCTTCGCGATGGCTGCGCGCAGTTCCCGCAGATCGACCAGCCCGGCAGTCCATGCCGCCGCGAGCGTCTGCAAGACGTCCTGCTGTCGGACGAACTCCGATTCGAGCTTCTCCCGGAACGCGGTCGCGGTGCTCTCCTCCAGTCGGAACGAGAACTGCTGCTGCTTGCTTCGAGGCGTGCCGGTCATAGGGACCATGTTCCCACGTGGTACCAGATGCTGTTTCTGCTGTACCGGGGCTGTTCTCACGTCCTCGCCTTTCATGTGCGTTCATCTCTCTCTTCCCTCCAATGGTGCTACCATCTACATCAGATGCTACCAAATACATCACTTGGTAGCATCTGATAGAGAAAAGGAGAAGCGGATGATCCCGTACCTGCTGACCGAGAAGGGCCGAAAGGCCAAGACCCGCACACTCGGTTACCACCCCATGACCGACGATTGGCGCATCAGCCCATGGGACTGCGCCGACCCCGGCGCGCTCACCCCGGCCGAAGCCGCGAACGTGCTGACCACACACGGCGATTGCGGCCCCTCGTGCCGAATCTCGGTGACCGCCCGCAAGGTCCGCGCCCGCCTGATCGACGCGCCCACCGTCCGCACCAGCGCCTTCCGCCGGGTGCTCAACCGCTGAACAGAAGAGGCACCGGCCAGTTCGTACCTGGCCGGTGCCTCTTTCTGATCATGCCTGATTGGAACGCCATGCACATCTACCCGTGGGGGTGCGCCCCAGCGCATCTACGGACCCGGCGGCAACTCGCCGCGGCCGGACTGCGGCCCAATGGCCAAGACATCGCCGCCCGGCTGGAACGGCCGCGCCGACGTGGCCGGGCACCGCTGGTCGCCTACCTCTACGACATCGACCGCGCTGTCCCCAAGCGCACACCGACCCCGGCCCAGCTCGCCGCACTCGCCAAAGCGACCCGAGAACGCCAGCTCCGGGCCGCCGAACGTCGCGGCATCAACCGCGCCGCACTGCTCACCGACACCGACCCCGGCCCGGCCTGGGCCGCATAGAAAGGACCATCACCATGTCCGAAGGCAAGATCCCGATGACCATCACCGGCAACCTGACCGCCGACCCCGAACTCCGCTTCACCCCGAACGGCGTCGCGGTCGCGAACTTCACCGTCGCCTCCACCCCGCGCGTGTACGACAAAGCCACCAACCAGTGGAAGGACGGCGAAACGCTGTTCATGCGCTGCGTGGTCTGGCGCGAGATGGCCGAGAACATCACCGAATCACTGACCAAGGGCGCGCGCGTGGTGGTCACCGGCATTCTGCGCCAACGCAACTGGACCGACGACAACGACCAGAAGCGCACAACCTACGAACTCGACGCCGAAGAAGTCGCAGCCTCGATGCGCTTCGCCCAGCTCACCATCAAACGCATCGCCCGCGACCGCAACGCGGCGTGAATAACGGCCCGATTTCGGGCCAGGGCGCGTGTCGGTTCGGTAAATCCGGCCCGGACCGGCAAGAGTGTCCACCAACGGAAAAACCCGCTCCCCCATTTTTGTCCGGTTACCAGCCGGATGGGGGAGCGGGCCAAGTAAGGGCGGAGCCTCGCGAACAAGGGTAGCAGGGTGTACATACACCCCACCTCACACGCTGCCCGGCGTTTCGCGAGGCGTCGCCCCCTGAGCCACATGAGGGGCAGATGAGCACACCCGTATCCCACGAACCCGCCGACGACGACGCCACCGCCGACGACAACGTGGTCCAGCTCGACGACAGGCGAACCGCTCGCGGCGCTGGACCCGATGACCTCACGTTCTTCTCCGGCGGCAACCGCTACAAGCTCAACCGGAAATCCGGTGTGATCGCCAAGACCAGCCAGACCAAAGACGGCGAGACCACCAAGCGAGCCGTTCTCCCATTCGTCCCCGAGGTCCATGAGGTCATGGTCGATCTCGATGAGGACGACCTCCAGGACCGCAAGCTCTACACGGTCTCGGTCGGCGACGAACAGACCCGGGTCACCCACCGCCAGGTGCTGACCGGCGACGTGTGGGCCGAATTCCCGGTCTCCGGTGTCGCATCCCGCGGCATGGTGAACGTTTTGGCCGATGCCGTGCTCCGGCTGGCCGAAGACCACCCCGTCACCCCCCTGCACCGGCACACCGGATGGATCGAGAAGGACAGCCGCCCGGTGTATCTGACCGGCGGCACATGCATCGGCGCGGACGGACCGGTCCCCGGCTTCTCGCTCGAACTCGGTGACCGGATCGGGAAATACGCCCTGCCCGACCCCCCCACCGGGGACGCCGAGCGCGACGCCGTGCGGGCCTCGCTGGAGCTGCTGAACCTGGCACCGGCAGAAGTGATGTGGCCGCTACTGCTGATGACCTATCTCCCGGTCATGGAGCTGTGCGCGCCACGGCCGGACTTCCTCGGCGTGCTCTACGGACCGTCCGACTCCTGCAAGTCCGTGCTGGCCGGGATCGGCCTGTCTCACTACAGCCCGCGCAGTCTGCTGGACACGTTCCCGCAGAACTTCAGCTCTACCCGGGTGAGTCTCGAGACCTATGCCTATGGCGCGAAGAACACGCTTCAGGTCATCGACGACGCGCACCCCGCCTCCAACCGCAAAGAGCAAACCGACATCCTCGACAAGTTCGAATACCTGGCGCGCACAGCGGCCAACGGCTCGGCCCGGGGTCGCGGCTCCCGCAGCGGCGGGGACCGCCGGGACCGCCCGCCGCGCGGGTTCGCCTTGGTCACCGCTGAACTGAAGTTCAAGGTGCCGTCTGCGGAGAACCGCTCGTTCGTCGTCGGTGTCCAGAAAGGGCAGGTCGACAAGACCCAGCTCAACCACATCGGCGCCCAAGCCGAAGCCGGTGTCTACGCCACGGCCATGGCCGGATTCGTCCGTCACCTCGCCCGGAAGTTCGAGGCCGGGGAACTCGACGGTCAGCGCAAACGGTGGGCCGAACTGCGCGGTGAACTCGTGGCCGAAGGTCGCGGACGTTCCGCCAGCCACCTGGCGCACCTGCTGCTCACTGCCGAAACGCTGCTCAGCTACGCCTGGAGCATCGAAGCCATCGACACCGAACAAGCCGAATCCCTCTACCACGACGTTGATGCCGCGCTGGTCGGTGTCGATGCCGCAGCCGCGGCCAGCCGGATCGACATCGACCCAACCACCCGTTGGGTGGAACTGCTGCGTGAGGCGCTGGACTCCAAGCAAGCTCACATCGAATCCATGGACGGCGACATTCCCCCGAGCGCGGCGAGCTGGGGGTGGGA from Nocardia higoensis includes:
- a CDS encoding RRQRL motif-containing zinc-binding protein encodes the protein MPDWNAMHIYPWGCAPAHLRTRRQLAAAGLRPNGQDIAARLERPRRRGRAPLVAYLYDIDRAVPKRTPTPAQLAALAKATRERQLRAAERRGINRAALLTDTDPGPAWAA
- the ssb gene encoding single-stranded DNA-binding protein, producing MSEGKIPMTITGNLTADPELRFTPNGVAVANFTVASTPRVYDKATNQWKDGETLFMRCVVWREMAENITESLTKGARVVVTGILRQRNWTDDNDQKRTTYELDAEEVAASMRFAQLTIKRIARDRNAA